In Burkholderia sp. WP9, a genomic segment contains:
- a CDS encoding NADH-quinone oxidoreductase subunit B, producing MSIEGVLKEGFVTTTADKLINWTRTGSLWPMTFGLACCAVEMMHAGAARYDLDRFGVVFRPSPRQSDVMIVAGTLCNKMAPALRKVYDQMAEPRWVISMGSCANGGGYYHYSYSVVRGCDRIVPVDVYVPGCPPTAEALVYGVIQLQAKIRRTNTIARQ from the coding sequence ATGAGTATCGAAGGGGTCTTGAAGGAAGGGTTTGTCACCACCACAGCTGACAAACTGATCAACTGGACGCGCACCGGCTCGCTGTGGCCGATGACGTTTGGTCTTGCGTGCTGTGCGGTCGAGATGATGCATGCGGGTGCCGCCCGTTATGACCTCGACCGTTTTGGCGTGGTGTTTCGTCCGAGTCCGCGTCAGTCGGACGTGATGATCGTCGCCGGCACGCTGTGCAACAAGATGGCGCCGGCTCTGCGCAAGGTCTACGACCAGATGGCCGAGCCGCGCTGGGTGATTTCGATGGGTTCGTGCGCGAACGGTGGTGGCTATTACCACTACTCGTATTCGGTGGTGCGCGGCTGCGATCGGATCGTGCCGGTCGACGTCTATGTGCCCGGTTGCCCGCCCACGGCGGAAGCGCTGGTGTACGGCGTGATCCAGTTGCAGGCCAAGATTCGCCGCACCAACACAATCGCCCGTCAATAA
- the tpiA gene encoding triose-phosphate isomerase has translation MSKQRAKLVVGNWKMHGRLAENATLLQAVVQGAGELPADVRVGVCVPSPYLAQSQSLLEGSRVVWGVQDVSAFTHGAYTGEVAAPMAVEFGATLAIVGHSERRAYHRESAELVAVKTQRALEAGLTPIVCVGETLEEREAGSTEQVVGMQLDEVLAKLSVQEAARIVVAYEPVWAIGTGKSASSEQAQAVHAFLRARLAAKGAAVADVPLLYGGSVKPENAEELFRQPDIDGGLIGGASLKDQDFLAICKAAAATSVAG, from the coding sequence ATGTCGAAACAACGAGCCAAACTGGTAGTCGGTAACTGGAAGATGCACGGGCGCCTCGCTGAGAATGCCACGCTGTTGCAGGCGGTGGTGCAAGGCGCGGGCGAATTGCCGGCCGACGTGCGCGTCGGCGTCTGCGTGCCGAGTCCGTATCTCGCGCAGTCTCAATCGTTGCTGGAAGGCAGCCGGGTCGTGTGGGGCGTGCAGGACGTGTCAGCGTTCACGCATGGCGCCTATACCGGCGAAGTGGCCGCGCCTATGGCGGTGGAGTTCGGCGCCACGCTCGCGATCGTCGGGCACTCGGAGCGCCGTGCCTATCATCGCGAAAGCGCAGAACTGGTCGCGGTGAAAACACAGCGCGCGCTGGAGGCCGGCTTGACGCCGATCGTCTGCGTCGGTGAAACGCTTGAAGAGCGCGAAGCCGGTTCGACCGAGCAGGTGGTCGGCATGCAGCTGGACGAAGTGCTGGCGAAATTGTCGGTGCAAGAGGCGGCGCGGATCGTCGTTGCTTATGAGCCGGTCTGGGCGATCGGCACCGGCAAGAGCGCGAGTTCGGAGCAGGCGCAGGCGGTTCATGCGTTCCTGCGCGCGCGTCTGGCGGCAAAGGGCGCGGCGGTGGCGGATGTGCCGCTGCTGTACGGTGGCAGTGTAAAGCCGGAAAACGCGGAAGAATTGTTCCGCCAGCCGGATATCGACGGTGGCCTGATCGGCGGCGCGTCGTTGAAAGACCAGGATTTCCTGGCGATCTGCAAGGCGGCAGCCGCAACGAGCGTCGCCGGTTGA
- a CDS encoding carbonic anhydrase, whose amino-acid sequence MNRPKRLLVANVAWAHETAVRNPAFFRHLVRGQNPHVLWIGCSDSRVPAETITHCEPGDLFVHRNIANLFQAGDDNSASVLEYAVKVLKVGHVIVCGHYGCGGVRAALLPPEPSLPHVNRRIAPLCALAKAHHEELDGHANERQRVDRLAELNVLEQVRGLRAHPIVQDADPAPLVHGWIFALEDGRIKVLTSGYEADDAMTCTTAAHSAAA is encoded by the coding sequence ATGAACCGTCCCAAACGCCTGTTGGTCGCCAACGTAGCGTGGGCGCACGAAACCGCCGTGCGCAACCCCGCATTTTTCCGCCACCTGGTGCGCGGCCAGAATCCGCACGTGTTGTGGATCGGTTGCTCGGACAGCCGCGTGCCCGCCGAGACCATCACACATTGCGAGCCGGGAGACCTGTTCGTCCACCGCAATATCGCCAACCTCTTTCAAGCCGGCGACGACAACTCGGCGAGCGTGCTCGAATACGCGGTGAAGGTGTTGAAGGTCGGCCATGTGATCGTCTGCGGCCACTATGGATGCGGTGGCGTGCGCGCCGCGCTGCTGCCGCCCGAGCCGAGCCTGCCGCATGTGAATCGCCGGATCGCGCCGCTTTGCGCACTCGCCAAAGCACACCACGAAGAACTGGATGGCCACGCAAACGAGCGGCAGCGCGTCGATCGCCTCGCCGAACTGAACGTGCTCGAACAGGTACGCGGCTTACGCGCGCACCCTATCGTGCAGGACGCCGATCCGGCGCCCCTCGTGCACGGCTGGATCTTCGCGCTCGAAGATGGGCGCATCAAGGTCCTCACGTCCGGCTACGAAGCCGACGACGCGATGACCTGCACCACCGCCGCCCACAGCGCCGCCGCTTAG
- a CDS encoding NAD(P)H-quinone oxidoreductase, whose product MKAIEITEFGAPDVLKLAERPTPQPAAGEVLIKVAASGINRPDVFQRKGGYAPPPGASDLPGLEVAGEIVGGTIDEKNNPFGLKVGDRVCALLAGGGYAEYAVAPLLQCLPVPAGLSDVEAASLPETFFTVWSNVFDRAQLGKGEGAPNETLLVQGGSSGIGVTAIQIAHALGFRVFATAGSDEKCRACEALGAERAINYKTEDFVEVIKSLTNDRGVDVVLDMVAGSYVSRELTALADGGRIVLIALLGGAKAELNLNEVLRRRLTLTGSTLRPRSIEFKAKIAAQLKERVWPHLEDGRIKPVVHRVFPAAQAADAHTLMESSTHVGKIVLSWGQDA is encoded by the coding sequence ATGAAAGCGATCGAAATCACCGAATTCGGTGCACCGGATGTTCTGAAACTGGCGGAGCGGCCCACGCCGCAACCGGCCGCGGGCGAGGTGCTGATCAAGGTGGCCGCATCCGGCATCAACCGTCCTGACGTGTTCCAGCGCAAGGGCGGCTATGCGCCGCCGCCGGGCGCGTCGGATCTGCCGGGGCTGGAAGTGGCGGGCGAAATCGTCGGCGGTACGATCGACGAGAAGAACAATCCGTTTGGCCTGAAGGTGGGTGATCGCGTGTGTGCGTTGCTGGCTGGTGGCGGCTACGCGGAATACGCGGTCGCGCCGTTGCTGCAGTGCCTGCCGGTGCCGGCCGGTTTGTCGGACGTCGAGGCGGCTTCGCTGCCGGAAACGTTTTTCACGGTGTGGAGCAATGTGTTCGACCGTGCGCAACTCGGTAAGGGCGAAGGCGCGCCGAACGAAACGCTGCTGGTGCAGGGTGGTTCCAGCGGCATCGGCGTGACGGCGATCCAGATTGCGCATGCGCTGGGTTTCCGCGTGTTCGCGACCGCCGGTTCGGACGAGAAGTGCCGTGCGTGTGAAGCGTTGGGCGCCGAACGGGCGATCAACTACAAGACCGAAGATTTCGTCGAAGTGATCAAGTCGTTGACCAACGACCGCGGCGTCGACGTGGTGCTCGACATGGTGGCGGGCAGTTACGTATCGCGCGAGTTGACGGCCTTGGCCGACGGCGGACGCATCGTGCTGATCGCGTTGCTGGGTGGCGCGAAAGCGGAGCTGAATCTGAACGAAGTGCTGCGCCGCCGTTTGACGTTGACCGGTTCGACGCTGCGTCCGCGGTCGATCGAATTCAAGGCGAAGATTGCCGCGCAACTCAAAGAACGCGTGTGGCCGCATCTCGAAGACGGGCGCATCAAGCCCGTGGTGCATCGCGTGTTTCCGGCCGCGCAGGCCGCCGACGCGCACACGCTGATGGAGAGCAGCACGCACGTCGGCAAGATCGTACTGTCTTGGGGTCAGGACGCTTGA
- a CDS encoding SulP family inorganic anion transporter, which produces MNLRAFFSTFQRDLLAGTVVFLVALPLCLGIANASGVEPFAGLVSGIVGGLVVAVLSGSRLSVSGPAAGLVVIVVDGIAQLGSFSAFLLAVLLSGAIQFGFGMLKAGRFAAYVPSPVIKGMLAAIGVLLIVKQFPLALGLSGANAASGAQAAGAIVTPFGSISLAACVITLLSLAILVGWETRALRRFALVRRVPAPLAVVLLGIGATLLLSVLTPSLAPPAEHRVALPPLESFAALRLALEWADFGPHFAQLVNPDVWRVAITLAIVASLETLLSLEAVEQIDPERRPAPPDRELKAQGVGNLIAGAIGGLPITSVIVRSSANVHAGAQSRLSAIIHGVLLLVSVFALTSVINLIPLACLAAILIFTGVKLAKPSLFVAVAKQGFAPFAPFIVTLVGVLATDLLIGIVLGILCSVLLALYANLRSPIVLAQHGDHYLLSFRKDVSFLGKVPLKHYLQQIPDGATVIVDATRADFVDHDVRELLDTFVADAPERGIAVEVRHQVQAQARASRGWSMRRTATE; this is translated from the coding sequence ATGAACCTTCGAGCTTTTTTCTCCACGTTTCAGCGCGACCTGCTTGCGGGCACGGTCGTTTTTCTGGTGGCGCTGCCGCTCTGTCTCGGCATTGCCAATGCATCGGGCGTCGAGCCTTTTGCCGGGCTCGTTTCCGGCATTGTCGGCGGGCTGGTGGTGGCCGTGCTGAGCGGCTCGCGTCTGAGCGTGAGCGGTCCGGCCGCGGGCCTCGTCGTGATCGTCGTCGACGGGATCGCGCAACTCGGCAGCTTCTCTGCCTTCCTGCTGGCCGTGCTGCTGTCCGGGGCGATCCAGTTCGGCTTCGGCATGCTCAAAGCCGGCCGCTTTGCCGCCTACGTGCCCTCGCCGGTAATCAAGGGCATGCTCGCCGCCATCGGCGTGCTGTTGATCGTCAAGCAGTTCCCGCTCGCGCTCGGGCTGTCCGGCGCGAACGCAGCGTCCGGCGCGCAAGCCGCGGGCGCGATCGTCACGCCGTTCGGTTCGATTTCTCTCGCGGCCTGCGTAATCACCTTGCTCTCTCTGGCGATTCTGGTCGGCTGGGAAACGCGCGCGCTGCGCCGCTTCGCGCTGGTGCGCCGGGTACCGGCACCGCTCGCGGTCGTCCTGCTCGGAATCGGCGCGACATTGTTGCTCAGCGTGCTGACGCCGTCGCTCGCACCGCCCGCGGAACATCGGGTCGCGCTGCCGCCGCTGGAGTCGTTCGCCGCGCTGCGACTCGCGCTCGAGTGGGCCGACTTTGGGCCGCACTTCGCACAACTCGTCAATCCCGATGTCTGGCGCGTGGCCATCACGCTGGCGATCGTCGCGAGTCTGGAAACGTTGCTGAGCCTCGAAGCGGTCGAGCAGATCGATCCCGAGCGGCGCCCCGCGCCGCCGGATCGCGAGCTGAAGGCGCAAGGCGTCGGCAACCTGATTGCGGGTGCGATCGGCGGATTGCCGATCACGTCGGTGATCGTGCGCAGTTCGGCCAACGTGCATGCGGGCGCGCAAAGCCGGCTCTCGGCGATCATTCACGGCGTGCTGCTGCTCGTCAGCGTGTTTGCGCTCACTAGCGTGATCAACCTGATTCCGCTCGCCTGCCTCGCGGCGATCCTGATCTTCACCGGGGTGAAGCTCGCCAAGCCGTCGCTGTTCGTCGCCGTCGCGAAACAGGGCTTCGCGCCGTTCGCCCCGTTTATCGTGACGCTGGTCGGTGTGCTCGCAACCGATCTGCTGATCGGCATCGTGCTCGGCATTCTGTGCAGCGTGCTGCTCGCGCTGTATGCGAATCTGCGCAGCCCGATCGTGCTAGCACAACACGGCGATCACTATCTGCTGTCGTTTCGCAAGGACGTGTCGTTTCTCGGCAAAGTGCCGCTCAAGCATTACCTGCAGCAGATTCCCGACGGCGCCACGGTGATCGTCGATGCGACGCGCGCCGATTTCGTCGACCACGACGTGCGCGAACTGCTCGACACGTTCGTGGCCGATGCACCGGAACGCGGCATCGCCGTCGAAGTGCGGCATCAGGTGCAGGCCCAGGCGCGCGCGTCACGCGGCTGGTCGATGCGGCGCACGGCGACGGAGTAA
- a CDS encoding branched-chain amino acid ABC transporter substrate-binding protein: MTMAKWQRTAVALTALLMTAAHAAGEPATNPTAGAAASPAVSPAAKPTANAAAKPANKPTGTPIQLALIEGMSGPFANAGAAVERNLRFGVEQVNAHGGVKLADGAHPFELVVLDSKGGTEEALTQLRAAADRHIGYILQGNSSAVAAALIGAIDKQNSREPGNRELFLNYSADDPALTNANCSFWHFRFDAHAGMRMDALADVIQRDKAVRKVYLLNQDYSFGHDVSSLARSTLATKRPDISVVGDEFHPIGRVKDFAPYVAKIRASGADAVITGNWGNDLTLLVKAAREQGLDTKFYTFYGNSLGAPAALADAGVGHVIAVADWHPNAGGAASDAWYAAFRTRFPAAQDDYPVLRMSLMIETLAAAMSRAGSVDPTAVAKALEGIRFDNGFHASWMRADDHQLIQPLYVMEMDKAGTPGVHFDNEGSGYGFRTVLALPPERTVLPSVCKMKRP; the protein is encoded by the coding sequence ATGACGATGGCAAAGTGGCAACGAACGGCCGTGGCGTTGACAGCGCTTTTGATGACAGCGGCGCACGCGGCGGGCGAGCCGGCGACAAACCCCACGGCCGGCGCCGCAGCCAGCCCCGCAGTGAGTCCGGCAGCGAAGCCGACGGCTAACGCCGCAGCGAAGCCCGCGAACAAACCCACCGGCACGCCGATCCAGCTGGCGTTGATCGAAGGCATGTCCGGCCCGTTCGCCAACGCGGGCGCGGCGGTGGAGCGCAATCTGCGCTTCGGCGTCGAGCAGGTGAATGCGCACGGCGGCGTGAAGCTCGCCGACGGCGCGCATCCGTTCGAACTGGTCGTGCTGGACAGCAAGGGCGGCACCGAAGAGGCGCTCACGCAACTGCGCGCGGCCGCCGACCGCCATATCGGCTACATCCTGCAAGGCAACAGCTCGGCGGTCGCCGCCGCGCTGATCGGCGCGATCGACAAGCAGAACAGCCGCGAGCCGGGCAACCGCGAACTGTTCCTCAACTATTCCGCCGACGACCCCGCCCTGACCAACGCCAACTGCAGCTTCTGGCATTTTCGCTTCGACGCTCACGCGGGCATGCGCATGGATGCGCTGGCCGACGTGATCCAGCGCGACAAGGCGGTGAGGAAGGTCTATCTGCTGAACCAGGATTACAGTTTCGGACACGACGTCAGCAGCCTCGCGCGCTCGACGCTGGCGACGAAGCGGCCGGACATTTCGGTGGTCGGCGACGAATTTCATCCGATCGGACGCGTGAAGGACTTCGCGCCGTACGTGGCGAAGATCCGCGCGAGCGGAGCGGACGCCGTGATCACGGGTAACTGGGGCAACGACCTGACGCTGCTCGTCAAGGCCGCGCGCGAACAGGGGCTGGACACGAAGTTCTACACGTTCTACGGCAACAGCCTCGGCGCGCCGGCCGCGTTGGCCGACGCCGGCGTCGGCCACGTGATCGCGGTGGCGGACTGGCATCCGAACGCCGGCGGCGCGGCGTCCGACGCCTGGTACGCCGCCTTCCGGACCCGTTTCCCGGCCGCGCAGGACGATTACCCGGTGCTGCGCATGTCGCTGATGATCGAAACCCTCGCTGCGGCGATGAGCCGCGCCGGCAGCGTCGATCCGACCGCCGTGGCGAAAGCGCTGGAAGGCATCAGGTTCGACAACGGCTTTCACGCTTCCTGGATGCGCGCCGACGACCACCAATTGATCCAGCCCCTTTACGTGATGGAAATGGACAAAGCCGGCACGCCGGGCGTGCATTTCGACAACGAGGGCTCCGGCTATGGCTTTCGCACGGTGCTCGCGCTGCCGCCCGAGCGCACGGTCTTGCCGAGCGTTTGCAAGATGAAGCGGCCATGA
- a CDS encoding 2-isopropylmalate synthase: protein MSDKLIIFDTTLRDGEQSPGASMTKEEKIRIAKQLERMKVDVIEAGFAASSNGDFDAIQTIAGLIKDSTICSLARANDKDIQRAADALKPADHFRIHTFIATSPLHMEKKLRMTPDQVFEQAKLAVRFARKFTDDVEFSPEDGSRSDMDFLCRVLEAVIAEGATTINIADTVGYGVPELYGQLVKTLRERIPNSHKAVFSVHCHNDLGMAVANSLAGVQIGGARQVECTINGLGERAGNTSLEEIVMAVKTRKDYFGLDIGLDTTQIVPASKLVSQITGFVVQPNKAVVGANAFAHASGIHQDGVLKARDTYEIMRAEDVGWSANKIVLGKLSGRNAFKQRLQELGIALDSEAELNTAFARFKELADRKSEIFDEDIIAIVTEESAEAQEKEHYKFLSLSQHSETGEQPHAKIVFSVEGKEVTGEARGNGPVDATLNAIETEVGSGSELLLYSVNAITTGTQAQGEVTVRLSKSGRIVNGVGTDPDIVAASAKAYISALNKLYSNVDKLNPQRSE from the coding sequence ATGTCCGACAAACTGATCATATTCGACACCACGTTGCGAGACGGCGAACAATCGCCCGGCGCGTCGATGACGAAAGAAGAAAAAATCCGTATCGCGAAGCAGTTGGAACGGATGAAGGTGGACGTGATCGAAGCAGGCTTCGCGGCAAGCTCGAATGGCGATTTCGACGCGATCCAAACAATCGCGGGCCTGATCAAGGACAGCACGATCTGTTCGCTTGCCCGCGCGAACGACAAAGACATTCAGCGCGCGGCCGACGCGCTCAAACCCGCCGATCACTTCCGCATCCACACGTTCATTGCAACCTCGCCGTTGCACATGGAAAAGAAGCTGCGCATGACGCCGGACCAGGTGTTCGAGCAGGCAAAGCTGGCGGTGCGCTTCGCCCGCAAATTCACCGACGACGTCGAGTTCTCCCCCGAAGACGGCAGCCGCTCGGACATGGACTTTCTGTGCCGCGTGCTGGAAGCGGTGATTGCCGAAGGCGCGACCACCATCAACATCGCGGATACGGTCGGTTACGGCGTGCCGGAGTTGTACGGTCAGCTCGTGAAAACGCTGCGCGAGCGCATTCCGAACTCGCATAAGGCTGTGTTCTCGGTGCATTGCCATAACGACCTCGGCATGGCGGTGGCGAATTCGTTGGCCGGCGTGCAGATCGGCGGTGCGCGTCAGGTCGAGTGCACGATCAACGGCCTTGGCGAGCGCGCGGGCAACACGTCGCTCGAAGAAATCGTGATGGCCGTGAAGACCCGCAAAGATTATTTCGGCCTCGATATCGGTCTCGATACTACGCAGATCGTGCCGGCTTCGAAGCTGGTGTCGCAGATCACCGGTTTCGTCGTGCAGCCGAACAAGGCGGTGGTCGGCGCGAATGCGTTCGCGCACGCGTCAGGCATCCACCAGGACGGCGTGCTGAAGGCGCGCGACACCTACGAAATCATGCGCGCCGAAGACGTGGGCTGGAGCGCGAACAAGATCGTGCTCGGCAAGCTGTCGGGTCGTAACGCATTCAAGCAGCGTCTGCAGGAATTGGGCATCGCGCTGGATAGCGAAGCGGAACTGAACACGGCGTTTGCACGCTTCAAGGAACTGGCCGACCGCAAGTCGGAAATCTTCGACGAAGACATTATCGCGATCGTCACGGAAGAATCCGCCGAGGCGCAGGAGAAGGAGCACTACAAGTTCCTGTCGCTGTCGCAACATTCGGAAACCGGCGAGCAGCCGCACGCGAAGATCGTGTTCTCGGTGGAAGGCAAGGAAGTGACCGGCGAAGCGCGCGGCAACGGCCCGGTCGACGCCACGTTGAACGCGATCGAAACGGAAGTGGGCAGCGGCTCGGAACTGCTGCTGTACTCGGTGAATGCGATCACCACCGGCACGCAGGCGCAAGGCGAAGTGACCGTGCGTTTGTCGAAGAGTGGGCGCATCGTCAACGGCGTGGGCACCGATCCGGATATCGTCGCGGCTTCCGCGAAAGCGTATATCTCGGCGCTCAACAAGCTGTATTCGAACGTGGACAAGTTGAATCCGCAGCGTTCGGAGTGA
- a CDS encoding NADH-quinone oxidoreductase subunit A, which produces MNLAAYFPVLLFLVVGTGLGVALVSIGKILGPNKPDTEKNAPYECGFEAFEDARMKFDVRYYLVAILFIIFDLETAFLFPWGVALRDIGWPGFMAMMIFLLEFLLGFAYIWKKGGLDWE; this is translated from the coding sequence TTGAACCTCGCAGCCTATTTCCCCGTCTTGTTGTTCCTCGTTGTGGGCACTGGTTTAGGCGTGGCGCTGGTCAGTATCGGCAAGATCCTCGGTCCCAATAAGCCTGATACCGAGAAAAACGCACCGTACGAGTGCGGCTTCGAAGCATTCGAAGATGCGCGCATGAAGTTCGATGTGCGCTATTACCTCGTCGCCATTCTGTTCATCATTTTCGATCTTGAAACCGCGTTCTTGTTCCCGTGGGGCGTTGCCCTGCGCGACATCGGCTGGCCGGGCTTCATGGCGATGATGATTTTCCTGCTCGAATTCCTGCTGGGCTTCGCCTACATCTGGAAAAAAGGCGGCCTCGACTGGGAATGA
- the pnp gene encoding polyribonucleotide nucleotidyltransferase, with protein sequence MTMFNKIVKEFQWGQHKVRLETGEIARQASGAVIVDVEDTVVLATVVGAKTAKPGQDFFPLTVDYLEKTYAAGKIPGGFFRREGRPSEGETLISRLIDRPLRPLFPEGFYNEVQVVIHVLSLNPEIPADIPALIGASAALAVSGLPFNGPVGAARVAYINNEYVLNPTRPQMKESALDLIVAGTERAVLMVESEAQQLSEEVMLGGVVFGHEQMQIAIDAIHELVREGGKPEWDWQPAAKNEPLIARVTELAQADLLAAYQLRDKQARSTKLKEVYAATSKKLEEDAAASGTVAADKATVGNVLFDIEAKIVRTQILNGEPRIDGRDTRTVRPIEIRTGVLPRTHGSALFTRGETQALVVATLGTKGDEQNIDALEGEYRERFMLHYNMPPFATGETGRVGSPKRREIGHGRLAKRALAACLPSADEFGYSIRVVSEITESNGSSSMASVCGGCLALMDAGVPMKAHVAGIAMGLILEGNKFAVLTDILGDEDHLGDMDFKVAGTEQGVTALQMDIKIQGITKEIMQVALAQAKEGRLHILGKMTSAVSGANTVLSDYAPRMITIKINPEKIRDVIGKGGSVIRALTEETGTTIDISDDGVVTIASTSSEGMAEAKKRIENITLEVEVGQVYEGTVLKLLDFGAIVNILPGKDGLLHISEIANERIKDINDYLKDGQQVKVKVIQTDEKGRVRLSAKALLNEGANGASGAPQGEPTPQQ encoded by the coding sequence ATGACTATGTTCAATAAGATCGTCAAAGAATTTCAGTGGGGACAACATAAGGTTCGCCTCGAAACCGGCGAGATCGCTCGTCAGGCGAGCGGTGCCGTGATCGTCGACGTCGAAGATACCGTGGTGCTGGCCACCGTGGTCGGCGCCAAGACGGCCAAGCCGGGCCAGGACTTTTTCCCGCTGACCGTCGACTACCTCGAAAAGACCTACGCCGCCGGCAAGATCCCGGGTGGCTTCTTCCGTCGCGAAGGCCGTCCGTCGGAAGGCGAAACGCTGATCTCGCGCCTGATCGACCGTCCGCTGCGTCCGCTGTTCCCGGAAGGCTTCTACAACGAAGTCCAGGTCGTGATCCACGTCCTGTCGCTGAACCCGGAAATCCCCGCTGACATTCCCGCGCTGATCGGCGCGTCGGCAGCGCTCGCCGTGTCCGGTCTGCCGTTCAATGGCCCGGTCGGCGCAGCACGCGTGGCCTATATCAACAACGAATACGTGTTGAACCCGACGCGTCCGCAAATGAAGGAATCGGCACTCGACCTGATCGTCGCCGGTACGGAGCGCGCGGTGCTGATGGTGGAATCGGAAGCGCAGCAACTGAGCGAAGAAGTGATGCTCGGCGGCGTGGTGTTCGGTCATGAGCAAATGCAGATCGCGATCGACGCGATCCACGAACTGGTCCGCGAAGGCGGCAAGCCGGAATGGGATTGGCAGCCGGCGGCGAAGAACGAGCCGCTGATCGCACGCGTGACGGAACTGGCGCAAGCCGACCTGCTCGCCGCCTACCAACTGCGCGACAAGCAAGCCCGTTCGACCAAGCTGAAGGAAGTCTACGCAGCCACGTCGAAGAAACTGGAAGAAGACGCTGCAGCAAGCGGCACGGTGGCGGCCGACAAAGCAACCGTCGGCAACGTGCTGTTCGATATCGAAGCGAAGATCGTCCGTACGCAAATCCTGAACGGCGAACCGCGTATCGACGGCCGCGATACGCGCACCGTGCGCCCGATCGAAATCCGTACCGGCGTGCTGCCGCGTACCCACGGCTCGGCACTGTTCACGCGCGGCGAAACGCAAGCGCTGGTAGTGGCGACGCTCGGCACGAAGGGCGACGAGCAGAACATCGACGCGCTTGAAGGCGAGTACCGCGAACGCTTCATGCTCCACTACAACATGCCTCCGTTCGCGACCGGCGAAACGGGCCGCGTCGGTTCGCCGAAGCGCCGTGAAATCGGTCACGGCCGTCTGGCCAAGCGCGCGCTGGCTGCATGCCTGCCGAGCGCCGACGAATTCGGCTACTCGATTCGCGTCGTGTCGGAAATCACGGAATCGAATGGTTCGTCGTCGATGGCTTCGGTGTGCGGCGGCTGCCTCGCGCTGATGGACGCCGGCGTGCCGATGAAGGCGCACGTCGCCGGCATCGCGATGGGCCTGATCCTGGAAGGCAACAAGTTTGCCGTGCTGACCGACATCCTCGGCGACGAAGATCACCTCGGCGACATGGACTTCAAGGTGGCGGGCACGGAACAAGGCGTGACCGCGCTGCAAATGGACATCAAGATCCAGGGCATCACCAAGGAAATCATGCAGGTCGCCCTCGCGCAAGCGAAGGAAGGCCGTCTGCATATCCTCGGTAAGATGACCTCGGCGGTGTCGGGCGCGAACACGGTGCTGTCGGACTACGCACCGCGCATGATCACCATCAAGATCAATCCGGAAAAAATCCGCGACGTGATCGGCAAGGGTGGTTCGGTGATCCGCGCACTGACCGAAGAAACCGGCACGACGATCGATATTTCGGACGACGGCGTCGTCACCATCGCCAGCACGAGCAGCGAAGGCATGGCCGAAGCGAAGAAGCGTATCGAGAACATCACGCTGGAAGTCGAAGTGGGCCAGGTGTACGAAGGCACCGTGCTCAAGCTGCTCGATTTCGGCGCGATCGTGAACATCCTGCCGGGCAAGGACGGTCTGTTGCATATTTCCGAAATCGCCAACGAGCGTATCAAGGACATCAACGACTACCTGAAGGATGGCCAGCAAGTGAAGGTCAAGGTCATCCAGACGGACGAAAAGGGCCGCGTGCGTTTGTCGGCCAAGGCGTTGCTGAACGAAGGCGCGAATGGCGCAAGCGGCGCGCCGCAAGGCGAGCCGACGCCGCAGCAGTAA
- the secG gene encoding preprotein translocase subunit SecG, whose translation MLYLKTLIIVVQLLSALGVIGLVLLQHGKGADMGAAFGSGASGSLFGATGSANFLSRTTAVLAAVFFVTTLTLTYLGAYRAKPSAGLLGAAVTAPVAASAASAPAGGSAVLPASAASVPATDVPK comes from the coding sequence ATGCTGTATTTGAAAACATTGATTATCGTCGTTCAGCTGTTGTCGGCACTCGGGGTGATTGGCCTCGTCTTGCTGCAACACGGCAAAGGCGCCGATATGGGCGCGGCTTTTGGTAGCGGAGCGTCGGGCAGTCTGTTCGGTGCGACCGGTTCGGCAAACTTTTTGTCACGTACAACGGCGGTTCTCGCCGCGGTGTTTTTTGTCACCACGCTGACGCTCACGTACCTTGGTGCATATCGGGCGAAACCTTCCGCAGGCTTGCTGGGCGCGGCGGTGACTGCGCCGGTCGCGGCTTCGGCTGCTTCGGCACCGGCAGGTGGCTCGGCTGTTTTGCCGGCATCGGCTGCATCCGTTCCTGCGACTGATGTACCGAAATAA
- the rpsO gene encoding 30S ribosomal protein S15, with protein sequence MSAVETSKKSEVVAQFARAANDTGSPEVQVALLTTRINELTVHFKAHTKDHHSRRGLLRMVSRRRKLLDYLKGKDADRYRALIEKLGLRK encoded by the coding sequence ATGTCCGCAGTTGAAACAAGCAAGAAGTCCGAAGTCGTCGCGCAATTCGCACGCGCAGCTAACGACACCGGCTCCCCCGAAGTTCAGGTCGCGCTGCTCACGACCCGCATCAACGAACTGACCGTTCACTTCAAGGCTCACACGAAAGATCACCACAGCCGCCGCGGTCTGCTGCGCATGGTGAGCCGCCGTCGTAAGCTGCTCGACTACCTGAAGGGTAAGGACGCGGATCGTTACCGCGCACTGATCGAGAAGCTGGGTCTGCGTAAGTAA